A segment of the Fusobacterium ulcerans genome:
CTTGTAAATATTACAGAAAAAGGATATGAACCTTGCCTTGCTGAAAGCTGGACTATCAGTGAAGATGGAAAAATATATACATTCAATATCAGAAAGGGAGTAACATTCTCTGATGGAACTGTATGTGATGCAAAAGCTATAAAAGCTAATTTCGATGCAATTATAGAAAATAAAAGCAGACATACATGGCTTGAAATGATGCAGCTTTTAGAGAGTGTAGACCTTATAGATGACTATACTATTCAAATAAAAATGAGCAAGCCCTATCACCCTATGCTTACAGAGCTTGGAGTTACTAGACCTTTTGCTATGATTTCACCAAAGGCTATGAAAGATGGCTCTACAAAAAATGGTGTAAACGCATATATTGGAACTGGGGCATATATTTTAAAAGATTTTGTTACTGATGAATATGCAATATTTGAAGCAAACGAAAATTACTGGGGAAAAGTTCCTGAAATTAAAAAAATTATTGTTAAAGTTATACCAGATAATCAAACTCGTATTCTAGCTTTAGAAAAAGGGGAAATTGATTTGATATTTGGAAAGAATATGATAGATGCTGATGCTATAAATAAATACAAAAGCAGTGAAAAATTTACTACAGCTCTTTCAGAGCCAACTTCTACAAGACAGATTGTATTAAATACTTCAAATGGAATATTGAGAGATAAAAGTGTAAGACACGCTCTTCAATATGCTACTAATAAACAGGCTATATCTGATGGAGTTTTCTATGGGTTGGAAAAGCCAGCTGATACACTTTTTTCTAAAACTATTCCATACAGCAATATAGATTTAAAACCTTATGAATTCAGCATGGAAAAAGCTGCTGAAACTTTAGATCAAGCTGGGTGGCTGAAAAATGATAAAGGTATCCGTGAAAAAGATGGTCAAAAATTACAGCTTTCTCTTCTTTACAACAGTGACAGTGTAACTGAAAAAATAATTTCTGAATATCTTCAGTCAGAATATAAAAAAATAGGTATAGAAATATCTATTGCTGGAGAAGAGGAACAATCTTATCGTGATAAAATGAAAACTG
Coding sequences within it:
- the nikA gene encoding nickel ABC transporter substrate-binding protein → MKKEIFKFILGVTVISSLLSGCGSDKDNSAAVKNTTAEPVKKEELTFVNYRDIRDLNPHLYAGEMYAQEMLYETLVNITEKGYEPCLAESWTISEDGKIYTFNIRKGVTFSDGTVCDAKAIKANFDAIIENKSRHTWLEMMQLLESVDLIDDYTIQIKMSKPYHPMLTELGVTRPFAMISPKAMKDGSTKNGVNAYIGTGAYILKDFVTDEYAIFEANENYWGKVPEIKKIIVKVIPDNQTRILALEKGEIDLIFGKNMIDADAINKYKSSEKFTTALSEPTSTRQIVLNTSNGILRDKSVRHALQYATNKQAISDGVFYGLEKPADTLFSKTIPYSNIDLKPYEFSMEKAAETLDQAGWLKNDKGIREKDGQKLQLSLLYNSDSVTEKIISEYLQSEYKKIGIEISIAGEEEQSYRDKMKTGNFDMVFNICWGTPYDPQSSLAAMRQPVYGDYAAQLGLEDKKEIDEAITKILVSTDEKERQDLYTFVLTRLHEDAVYIPLTYECNKAIYNSALKGVNFTQTQYEVPFADMYFEK